The Acropora muricata isolate sample 2 chromosome 5, ASM3666990v1, whole genome shotgun sequence genome includes a window with the following:
- the LOC136917829 gene encoding uncharacterized protein isoform X3 has translation MKMRELEQQAMTAIELKGKKDFKSIQGDGSNFKADKSSGASLDALIRVYELQRMKMRELEQQAMTAIELKGKKDFKGSSIPAEIRARGPLAERAFQKALQTGKVKVYRGRIMLLGQDRAGKTSLKKSLLGLPFDPNQESTVGVEVDRSRCEIEVDEVVNWMPSERKKRKVSEFEEEIARFIAWYLKNPPLTTTDQLEEAHQEPTLLPDVNEPATGAEETREIAEDSKKGVFEEMIVDKDEVSDVLHLDISSTTLRNNVTAQVMLHLQSPGLEDDIKSKEAILTFWDFAGQHLYYASHPVFLSGRAVYILVHNLNKNLLATAEPLVRQGMNDILLDNPNYETNLENLLSWLVSVHNIRSNANTNVAHQGTKKSYLRPPVIIVGTNLDQPFEDVKTAENHIKNSVLGKDYAKHVIMPYFAVDNKTENDEGVQKLRDKIMEVLKDEPYMPEEVPLRWFNFERAVDALVAKQIYFMDLNQLLSIIRQVCHIDDEEEVTAMLNFYHDLGVIVKHGRTVVLQAQWLIDLFKQLITVRPHDEADPLYVNYWRELEVNGILRMALVDHVFSKFSKKGLRKQDILDMMELYGLIAKFSNATDENQDEQSYFVPTQLRSSPSALCEIKPSECDPCPLVLHFRDGFVPHGLFPRLVSEIIHWCSENGFRNTPQLFNNGARLFIGKQIVFDLILICKKRFIKIVLKRRNASSSKPLLMSDSNEMAFEVRNFIERTLDGFSRDLCWLSNLQYELSVVCTHCLQSRCSLHRLMSCCQDDCLHLLRVRPGEELICLENFCDETVSPGWEMWFEVPHTQTKEPNKDTSEAVGLDESVSFKLGTLSKDDVLLIAHELGPSWKMVARVLDVPRAEINQIEANKTEVSERCYSALTCWQERFPNDATYHRLARALKHPAVGRVDLAVKYCGLQFGKDAPVAKDY, from the exons ATGAAGATGAGGGAATTAGAGCAGCAGGCAATGACAGCAATAGAGTTGAAAGGGAAGAAGGACTTCAAAAGTATACAAGGGGATGGTTCAAATTTTAAAGCTGATAAAAGTAGTG GAGCTTCCCTTGATGCTTTGATCAGAGTGTATGAGCTGCAGAGAATGAAGATGAGGGAATTAGAGCAGCAGGCAATGACAGCAATAGAGTTGAAAGGGAAGAAGGACTTCAAAG GCTCATCTATACCAGCGGAAATTAGGGCCCGGGGCCCTCTGGCCGAGCGTGCTTTTCAAAAGGCCCTGCAAACTGGCAAAGTGAAAGTCTATCGCGGGCGCATCATGCTGCTTGGACAAGACCGTGCAGGAAAAACAAGCCTAAAGAAATCTCTTCTTGGTTTGCCTTTTGACCCAAACCAAGAGAGTACTGTTGGAGTTGAAGTGGACCGGTCGAGATGTGAAATCGAGGTGGATGAAGTCGTGAATTGGATGCCGAGTGAACGAAAGAAACGTAAGGTGTCAGAGTTCGAAGAAGAAATCGCAAGGTTTATTGCCTGGTAtttgaaaaatcctcctttaacg ACAACTGATCAGCTGGAGGAAGCCCACCAGGAGCCCACGTTGTTGCCAGATGTAAACGAACCAGCGACCGGTGCCGAAGAGACGCGCGAGATTGCAGAGGATAGCAAGAAAGGAGTCTTTGAAGAAATGATAGTTGATAAAGACGAAGTAAGCGACGTGCTTCATTTAGATATCAGCTCTACGACTCTTCGAAACAATGTCACTGCCCAAGTCATGCTTCATTTGCAAAGCCCTGGACTTGAAGATGACATCAAATCGAAGGAAGCAATCTTAACTTTTTGGGATTTTGCCGGCCAACATCTTTATTACGCTTCGCATCCTGTTTTTCTGTCTGGGCGAGCAGTTTACATATTGGTGCATAATCTCAATAAGAACTTACTGGCAACTGCAGAGCCTTTAGTCAGACAAGGCATGAATGACATCTTGCTGGATAATCCTAACTATGAAACCAATTTGGAGAATTTGTTGTCATGGCTAGTTTCAGTCCACAACATCCGATCTAATGCCAACACAAACGTTGCACATCAAGGAACGAAGAAATCCTACCTACGACCGCCAGTGATTATCGTTGGAACAAATTTAGATCAGCCCTTTGAAGACGTAAAGACCGCGGAAAATCATATCAAGAACAGTGTTTTAGGCAAGGattatgcaaaacatgtcataatGCCATATTTCGCTGTCGATAACAAGACGGAAAATGACGAAGGTGTGCAGAAGCTACGTGACAAAATCATGGAAGTATTGAAAGATGAACCGTACATGCCTGAAGAGGTACCATTGAG gTGGTTCAACTTTGAGAGAGCTGTTGATGCTCTTGTGGCCAAGCAGATATACTTCATGGACCTAAATCAACTGCTCTCCATCATTCGACAAGTTTGCCACATCGATGATGAGGAAGAAGTAACAGCCATGCTGAATTTCTATCATGACCTCGGTGTGATTGTTAAGCATGGTCGAACTGTAGTGCTACAGGCCCAGTGGCTGATCGACCTCTTTAAGCAACTTATAACAGTGCGGCCGCATGACGAGGCT GATCCTTTGTATGTGAATTATTGGAGAGAGCTTGAAGTAAACGGAATTCTGAGGATGGCTCTAGTTGACCACGTATTCTCCAAGTTCAGCAAGAAAGGCCTTCGCAAACAAGATATTCTGGATATGATGGAGCTGTATGGATtgattgccaaattttcaaATGCTACTGATGAAAACCAAGATGAACAAAGTTATTTTGTTCCGACACAGCTAAGATCATCGCCATCGGCACTATGCGAGATCAAGCCGTCTGAATGTGATCCATGTCCACTGGTTCTGCATTTTCGTGATGGTTTTGTTCCGCATGGGCTCTTTCCTCGGCTAGTTTCAGAGATTATTCATTGGTGTTCGGAAAATGGGTTCAGAAACACTccacagcttttcaacaatggGGCTAGGCTTTTCATCGGAAAGCAGATTGTATTTGATCTCATCCTAATATGCAAAAAGAGGTTTATCAAAATCGTTTTAAAGAGAAGGAATGCGTCTTCCTCCAAACCCCTATTGATGAGTGACTCAAACGAAATGGCTTTTGAAGTGCGCAACTTCATTGAGAGAACCTTAGATGGGTTTTCACGTGACCTTTGTTGGTTAAGCAATCTTCAGTATGAGCTGAGTGTGGTGTGCACCCATTGCCTGCAAAGCAGGTGTTCTCTTCACAGGTTGATGAGTTGTTGTCAAGACGATTGCTTGCACCTTCTGCGAGTTCGTCCTGGGGAAGAACTGATTTGTCTGGAGAATTTCTGCGATGAAACAGTCAGTCCAGGATGGGAGATGTGGTTCGAAGTACCCCATACCCAG ACCAAGGAACCAAACAAGGATACCTCAGAGGCAGTGG GCTTAGATGAAAGTGTCTCGTTCAAACTTGGAACTCTTTCAAAAGATGATGTTCTTCTTATTGCACACGAGCTTGGTCCTTCATGGAAAATGGTTGCCCGAGTGCTGGACGTCCCGCGTGCAGAGATTAATCAGATTGAAGCAAATAAGACTGAAGTCTCTGAAAGATGCTAct CTGCTCTAACTTGCTGGCAAGAGAGGTTCCCCAATGACGCAACCTATCATCGCTTGGCACGTGCACTTAAGCATCCCGCTGTTGGACGAGTAGATTTGGCTGTCAAGTACTGCGGTCTTCAATTTGGCAAGGATGCTCCAGTGGCTAAGGATTATTAG
- the LOC136917423 gene encoding uncharacterized protein: MRLAEYFFDENSNNRTTNEHDTPFHNKSTWNPPNDKERALNTFLDAVKLDITTTKPKPTQDNLTVTERQAIGQLKQQQDIIIKPADKGSGTVVMDKTWYIDECNRQLTDTKFYQHLDEDITADIQKRVTFYVNRMHKDKLINDKTKQYLIQSDVKPGRFYILPKIHKPGNPGRPIVSSNSHPTERLSHFVDYHLQPLVHKLPSFVKDTNDFLNKLLTIGNLPANSLLVTLDVSSLYTNIPHNEGINACERFLCTSSHKTIPTSTLCDLIRMILTMNNFSFNDNHYLQIHGTAMGTKMAPSYANLFLGFFEANALKNAPFQPHTWLRYIDDIFMIWTEGLDNLKIFIDYLNNIHSTIKLTSSHSSTNIPFLDVNVSLTNDGNISTDLYTKPTDKHQHLLYSSCHPLHTKKAIPFSLALRLRRICSTDATFHTRTAQLATYLLKRGYNRNFVNKQIRRAADIPRQLTLQTKDINKPKRIPFITTFNPSLPHISHIIKKHFNLLLSSNRCKSVFQHPPVVAFRRSPNLRDLLVTAKLPSNSANPQLPCGSFRCGKNCASSVKNKTN, encoded by the exons ATGCGATTAGCCGAGTACTTTTTCgacgaaaacagcaataatcgcACAACCAACGAACACGACACTCCTTTCCATAACAAGAGTACTTGGAACCCCCCCAACGACAAAGAAAGAGCCCTTAACACTTTTTTAGACGCCGTTAAACTTGACATAACCACGACTAAACCAAAACCTACTCAAGATAACCTTACTGTTACAGAACGACAGGCCATAGGTCAGcttaaacaacaacaagacataattataaaacccgcggacaaaggttccggtactgttgttatggacaagacttgGTACATCGACGAATGCAACAGACAACTTACTGACACCAAATTCTACCAACACCTAGACGAAGACATCACTGCCGacatacaaaaacgtgttactttttacgttaacagaatgcataaggacaaacttataaacgacaaaaccaaacaataccTCATACAATCTGACGTTAAACCAGGACGATTTTACATTCTACCTAAAATACATAAGCCGGGCAATCCAGGACGCCCTATTGTTTCATCTAACAGCCATCCCACGGAACGCTTGTCTCATTTCGTTGACTatcaccttcaacctttagttcataaactgccatcctttgtcaaggacactaacgactttcttaacaaactcctcaccatcggtaatttaccggctaattccttactggtcacacttgatgtttcatcattatatactaatatcccacataatgaaggtattaatgcttgtgaacgttttctatgcacttcctcccacaaaaccattcccactagcacactctgtgacctcattcgtatgattctcaccatgaataatttctcctttaatgataaccactatctccaaatccacggcaccgccatgggtactaaaatggctccctcttatgctaacctttttcttggttttttcgaagcaaacgctttgaaaaatgccccatttcaacctcacacttggctgcgctatatcgatgatatttttatgatctggaccgaaggtctggataacctaaaaattttcatcgactatctcaacaacattcactccaccatcaaattaactagttcacactcctctactaacatacctttccttgacgtaaatgtctctttgactaacgacggaaatatatctactgatctctacaccaaacctacagacaaacaccaacatctactctattcatcctgccatcctttacatacaaaaaaagccattcctttcagtcttgcactccgtttacgacgtatatgttctaccgacgccacatttcatactcgcactgctcaacttgccacttacctccttaaacgaggttacaaccgtaacttcgttaacaaacaaatacgacgcgccgcagacatcccccgccaactcactttacaaaccaaagacatcaacaaacctaaacgaataccattcataactacctttaatccatcactccctcacatctctcacatcatcaaaaaacatttcaatctgttgctctcctctaatcgctgcaaaagcgtcttccagcatccgcctgttgtagccttccgacgctcacccaaccttcgtgacttattagtcacagctaaactcccttctaattctgccaatcctcaacttccttgtggttctttccgttgtggaaaaaactgcgcta GCTCAGTGAAAAACAAGACCAATTGA
- the LOC136917829 gene encoding uncharacterized protein isoform X2: protein MKMRELEQQLMIARELKGKKDFEGASLDALIRVYELQRMKMRELEQQAMTAIELKGKKDFKSIQGDGSNFKADKSSGASLDALIRVYELQRMKMRELEQQAMTAIELKGKKDFKGSSIPAEIRARGPLAERAFQKALQTGKVKVYRGRIMLLGQDRAGKTSLKKSLLGLPFDPNQESTVGVEVDRSRCEIEVDEVVNWMPSERKKRKVSEFEEEIARFIAWYLKNPPLTTTDQLEEAHQEPTLLPDVNEPATGAEETREIAEDSKKGVFEEMIVDKDEVSDVLHLDISSTTLRNNVTAQVMLHLQSPGLEDDIKSKEAILTFWDFAGQHLYYASHPVFLSGRAVYILVHNLNKNLLATAEPLVRQGMNDILLDNPNYETNLENLLSWLVSVHNIRSNANTNVAHQGTKKSYLRPPVIIVGTNLDQPFEDVKTAENHIKNSVLGKDYAKHVIMPYFAVDNKTENDEGVQKLRDKIMEVLKDEPYMPEEVPLRWFNFERAVDALVAKQIYFMDLNQLLSIIRQVCHIDDEEEVTAMLNFYHDLGVIVKHGRTVVLQAQWLIDLFKQLITVRPHDEADPLYVNYWRELEVNGILRMALVDHVFSKFSKKGLRKQDILDMMELYGLIAKFSNATDENQDEQSYFVPTQLRSSPSALCEIKPSECDPCPLVLHFRDGFVPHGLFPRLVSEIIHWCSENGFRNTPQLFNNGARLFIGKQIVFDLILICKKRFIKIVLKRRNASSSKPLLMSDSNEMAFEVRNFIERTLDGFSRDLCWLSNLQYELSVVCTHCLQSRCSLHRLMSCCQDDCLHLLRVRPGEELICLENFCDETVSPGWEMWFEVPHTQTKEPNKDTSEAVGLDESVSFKLGTLSKDDVLLIAHELGPSWKMVARVLDVPRAEINQIEANKTEVSERCYSALTCWQERFPNDATYHRLARALKHPAVGRVDLAVKYCGLQFGKDAPVAKDY from the exons ATGAAGATGAGGGAATTAGAGCAGCAGTTAATGATAGCAAGAGAGTTGAAAGGGAAGAAGGACTTCGAAG GAGCTTCCCTTGATGCTTTGATCAGAGTGTATGAGCTGCAGAGAATGAAGATGAGGGAATTAGAGCAGCAGGCAATGACAGCAATAGAGTTGAAAGGGAAGAAGGACTTCAAAAGTATACAAGGGGATGGTTCAAATTTTAAAGCTGATAAAAGTAGTG GAGCTTCCCTTGATGCTTTGATCAGAGTGTATGAGCTGCAGAGAATGAAGATGAGGGAATTAGAGCAGCAGGCAATGACAGCAATAGAGTTGAAAGGGAAGAAGGACTTCAAAG GCTCATCTATACCAGCGGAAATTAGGGCCCGGGGCCCTCTGGCCGAGCGTGCTTTTCAAAAGGCCCTGCAAACTGGCAAAGTGAAAGTCTATCGCGGGCGCATCATGCTGCTTGGACAAGACCGTGCAGGAAAAACAAGCCTAAAGAAATCTCTTCTTGGTTTGCCTTTTGACCCAAACCAAGAGAGTACTGTTGGAGTTGAAGTGGACCGGTCGAGATGTGAAATCGAGGTGGATGAAGTCGTGAATTGGATGCCGAGTGAACGAAAGAAACGTAAGGTGTCAGAGTTCGAAGAAGAAATCGCAAGGTTTATTGCCTGGTAtttgaaaaatcctcctttaacg ACAACTGATCAGCTGGAGGAAGCCCACCAGGAGCCCACGTTGTTGCCAGATGTAAACGAACCAGCGACCGGTGCCGAAGAGACGCGCGAGATTGCAGAGGATAGCAAGAAAGGAGTCTTTGAAGAAATGATAGTTGATAAAGACGAAGTAAGCGACGTGCTTCATTTAGATATCAGCTCTACGACTCTTCGAAACAATGTCACTGCCCAAGTCATGCTTCATTTGCAAAGCCCTGGACTTGAAGATGACATCAAATCGAAGGAAGCAATCTTAACTTTTTGGGATTTTGCCGGCCAACATCTTTATTACGCTTCGCATCCTGTTTTTCTGTCTGGGCGAGCAGTTTACATATTGGTGCATAATCTCAATAAGAACTTACTGGCAACTGCAGAGCCTTTAGTCAGACAAGGCATGAATGACATCTTGCTGGATAATCCTAACTATGAAACCAATTTGGAGAATTTGTTGTCATGGCTAGTTTCAGTCCACAACATCCGATCTAATGCCAACACAAACGTTGCACATCAAGGAACGAAGAAATCCTACCTACGACCGCCAGTGATTATCGTTGGAACAAATTTAGATCAGCCCTTTGAAGACGTAAAGACCGCGGAAAATCATATCAAGAACAGTGTTTTAGGCAAGGattatgcaaaacatgtcataatGCCATATTTCGCTGTCGATAACAAGACGGAAAATGACGAAGGTGTGCAGAAGCTACGTGACAAAATCATGGAAGTATTGAAAGATGAACCGTACATGCCTGAAGAGGTACCATTGAG gTGGTTCAACTTTGAGAGAGCTGTTGATGCTCTTGTGGCCAAGCAGATATACTTCATGGACCTAAATCAACTGCTCTCCATCATTCGACAAGTTTGCCACATCGATGATGAGGAAGAAGTAACAGCCATGCTGAATTTCTATCATGACCTCGGTGTGATTGTTAAGCATGGTCGAACTGTAGTGCTACAGGCCCAGTGGCTGATCGACCTCTTTAAGCAACTTATAACAGTGCGGCCGCATGACGAGGCT GATCCTTTGTATGTGAATTATTGGAGAGAGCTTGAAGTAAACGGAATTCTGAGGATGGCTCTAGTTGACCACGTATTCTCCAAGTTCAGCAAGAAAGGCCTTCGCAAACAAGATATTCTGGATATGATGGAGCTGTATGGATtgattgccaaattttcaaATGCTACTGATGAAAACCAAGATGAACAAAGTTATTTTGTTCCGACACAGCTAAGATCATCGCCATCGGCACTATGCGAGATCAAGCCGTCTGAATGTGATCCATGTCCACTGGTTCTGCATTTTCGTGATGGTTTTGTTCCGCATGGGCTCTTTCCTCGGCTAGTTTCAGAGATTATTCATTGGTGTTCGGAAAATGGGTTCAGAAACACTccacagcttttcaacaatggGGCTAGGCTTTTCATCGGAAAGCAGATTGTATTTGATCTCATCCTAATATGCAAAAAGAGGTTTATCAAAATCGTTTTAAAGAGAAGGAATGCGTCTTCCTCCAAACCCCTATTGATGAGTGACTCAAACGAAATGGCTTTTGAAGTGCGCAACTTCATTGAGAGAACCTTAGATGGGTTTTCACGTGACCTTTGTTGGTTAAGCAATCTTCAGTATGAGCTGAGTGTGGTGTGCACCCATTGCCTGCAAAGCAGGTGTTCTCTTCACAGGTTGATGAGTTGTTGTCAAGACGATTGCTTGCACCTTCTGCGAGTTCGTCCTGGGGAAGAACTGATTTGTCTGGAGAATTTCTGCGATGAAACAGTCAGTCCAGGATGGGAGATGTGGTTCGAAGTACCCCATACCCAG ACCAAGGAACCAAACAAGGATACCTCAGAGGCAGTGG GCTTAGATGAAAGTGTCTCGTTCAAACTTGGAACTCTTTCAAAAGATGATGTTCTTCTTATTGCACACGAGCTTGGTCCTTCATGGAAAATGGTTGCCCGAGTGCTGGACGTCCCGCGTGCAGAGATTAATCAGATTGAAGCAAATAAGACTGAAGTCTCTGAAAGATGCTAct CTGCTCTAACTTGCTGGCAAGAGAGGTTCCCCAATGACGCAACCTATCATCGCTTGGCACGTGCACTTAAGCATCCCGCTGTTGGACGAGTAGATTTGGCTGTCAAGTACTGCGGTCTTCAATTTGGCAAGGATGCTCCAGTGGCTAAGGATTATTAG
- the LOC136917829 gene encoding uncharacterized protein isoform X1, with amino-acid sequence MFCSECGQRCEDTDSCSTCGNDILTSCDEGASLDALIRVYELQRMKMRELEQQAMTAIELKGKKDFKSIQGDGSNFKADKSSGASLDALIRVYELQRMKMRELEQQAMTAIELKGKKDFKGSSIPAEIRARGPLAERAFQKALQTGKVKVYRGRIMLLGQDRAGKTSLKKSLLGLPFDPNQESTVGVEVDRSRCEIEVDEVVNWMPSERKKRKVSEFEEEIARFIAWYLKNPPLTTTDQLEEAHQEPTLLPDVNEPATGAEETREIAEDSKKGVFEEMIVDKDEVSDVLHLDISSTTLRNNVTAQVMLHLQSPGLEDDIKSKEAILTFWDFAGQHLYYASHPVFLSGRAVYILVHNLNKNLLATAEPLVRQGMNDILLDNPNYETNLENLLSWLVSVHNIRSNANTNVAHQGTKKSYLRPPVIIVGTNLDQPFEDVKTAENHIKNSVLGKDYAKHVIMPYFAVDNKTENDEGVQKLRDKIMEVLKDEPYMPEEVPLRWFNFERAVDALVAKQIYFMDLNQLLSIIRQVCHIDDEEEVTAMLNFYHDLGVIVKHGRTVVLQAQWLIDLFKQLITVRPHDEADPLYVNYWRELEVNGILRMALVDHVFSKFSKKGLRKQDILDMMELYGLIAKFSNATDENQDEQSYFVPTQLRSSPSALCEIKPSECDPCPLVLHFRDGFVPHGLFPRLVSEIIHWCSENGFRNTPQLFNNGARLFIGKQIVFDLILICKKRFIKIVLKRRNASSSKPLLMSDSNEMAFEVRNFIERTLDGFSRDLCWLSNLQYELSVVCTHCLQSRCSLHRLMSCCQDDCLHLLRVRPGEELICLENFCDETVSPGWEMWFEVPHTQTKEPNKDTSEAVGLDESVSFKLGTLSKDDVLLIAHELGPSWKMVARVLDVPRAEINQIEANKTEVSERCYSALTCWQERFPNDATYHRLARALKHPAVGRVDLAVKYCGLQFGKDAPVAKDY; translated from the exons ATGTTCTGCTCAGAGTGTGGGCAAAGATGTGAAGACACTGACAGTTGCTCGACATGTGGGAATGATATCCTCACAAGTTGCGACGAAG GAGCTTCCCTTGATGCTTTGATCAGAGTGTATGAGCTGCAGAGAATGAAGATGAGGGAATTAGAGCAGCAGGCAATGACAGCAATAGAGTTGAAAGGGAAGAAGGACTTCAAAAGTATACAAGGGGATGGTTCAAATTTTAAAGCTGATAAAAGTAGTG GAGCTTCCCTTGATGCTTTGATCAGAGTGTATGAGCTGCAGAGAATGAAGATGAGGGAATTAGAGCAGCAGGCAATGACAGCAATAGAGTTGAAAGGGAAGAAGGACTTCAAAG GCTCATCTATACCAGCGGAAATTAGGGCCCGGGGCCCTCTGGCCGAGCGTGCTTTTCAAAAGGCCCTGCAAACTGGCAAAGTGAAAGTCTATCGCGGGCGCATCATGCTGCTTGGACAAGACCGTGCAGGAAAAACAAGCCTAAAGAAATCTCTTCTTGGTTTGCCTTTTGACCCAAACCAAGAGAGTACTGTTGGAGTTGAAGTGGACCGGTCGAGATGTGAAATCGAGGTGGATGAAGTCGTGAATTGGATGCCGAGTGAACGAAAGAAACGTAAGGTGTCAGAGTTCGAAGAAGAAATCGCAAGGTTTATTGCCTGGTAtttgaaaaatcctcctttaacg ACAACTGATCAGCTGGAGGAAGCCCACCAGGAGCCCACGTTGTTGCCAGATGTAAACGAACCAGCGACCGGTGCCGAAGAGACGCGCGAGATTGCAGAGGATAGCAAGAAAGGAGTCTTTGAAGAAATGATAGTTGATAAAGACGAAGTAAGCGACGTGCTTCATTTAGATATCAGCTCTACGACTCTTCGAAACAATGTCACTGCCCAAGTCATGCTTCATTTGCAAAGCCCTGGACTTGAAGATGACATCAAATCGAAGGAAGCAATCTTAACTTTTTGGGATTTTGCCGGCCAACATCTTTATTACGCTTCGCATCCTGTTTTTCTGTCTGGGCGAGCAGTTTACATATTGGTGCATAATCTCAATAAGAACTTACTGGCAACTGCAGAGCCTTTAGTCAGACAAGGCATGAATGACATCTTGCTGGATAATCCTAACTATGAAACCAATTTGGAGAATTTGTTGTCATGGCTAGTTTCAGTCCACAACATCCGATCTAATGCCAACACAAACGTTGCACATCAAGGAACGAAGAAATCCTACCTACGACCGCCAGTGATTATCGTTGGAACAAATTTAGATCAGCCCTTTGAAGACGTAAAGACCGCGGAAAATCATATCAAGAACAGTGTTTTAGGCAAGGattatgcaaaacatgtcataatGCCATATTTCGCTGTCGATAACAAGACGGAAAATGACGAAGGTGTGCAGAAGCTACGTGACAAAATCATGGAAGTATTGAAAGATGAACCGTACATGCCTGAAGAGGTACCATTGAG gTGGTTCAACTTTGAGAGAGCTGTTGATGCTCTTGTGGCCAAGCAGATATACTTCATGGACCTAAATCAACTGCTCTCCATCATTCGACAAGTTTGCCACATCGATGATGAGGAAGAAGTAACAGCCATGCTGAATTTCTATCATGACCTCGGTGTGATTGTTAAGCATGGTCGAACTGTAGTGCTACAGGCCCAGTGGCTGATCGACCTCTTTAAGCAACTTATAACAGTGCGGCCGCATGACGAGGCT GATCCTTTGTATGTGAATTATTGGAGAGAGCTTGAAGTAAACGGAATTCTGAGGATGGCTCTAGTTGACCACGTATTCTCCAAGTTCAGCAAGAAAGGCCTTCGCAAACAAGATATTCTGGATATGATGGAGCTGTATGGATtgattgccaaattttcaaATGCTACTGATGAAAACCAAGATGAACAAAGTTATTTTGTTCCGACACAGCTAAGATCATCGCCATCGGCACTATGCGAGATCAAGCCGTCTGAATGTGATCCATGTCCACTGGTTCTGCATTTTCGTGATGGTTTTGTTCCGCATGGGCTCTTTCCTCGGCTAGTTTCAGAGATTATTCATTGGTGTTCGGAAAATGGGTTCAGAAACACTccacagcttttcaacaatggGGCTAGGCTTTTCATCGGAAAGCAGATTGTATTTGATCTCATCCTAATATGCAAAAAGAGGTTTATCAAAATCGTTTTAAAGAGAAGGAATGCGTCTTCCTCCAAACCCCTATTGATGAGTGACTCAAACGAAATGGCTTTTGAAGTGCGCAACTTCATTGAGAGAACCTTAGATGGGTTTTCACGTGACCTTTGTTGGTTAAGCAATCTTCAGTATGAGCTGAGTGTGGTGTGCACCCATTGCCTGCAAAGCAGGTGTTCTCTTCACAGGTTGATGAGTTGTTGTCAAGACGATTGCTTGCACCTTCTGCGAGTTCGTCCTGGGGAAGAACTGATTTGTCTGGAGAATTTCTGCGATGAAACAGTCAGTCCAGGATGGGAGATGTGGTTCGAAGTACCCCATACCCAG ACCAAGGAACCAAACAAGGATACCTCAGAGGCAGTGG GCTTAGATGAAAGTGTCTCGTTCAAACTTGGAACTCTTTCAAAAGATGATGTTCTTCTTATTGCACACGAGCTTGGTCCTTCATGGAAAATGGTTGCCCGAGTGCTGGACGTCCCGCGTGCAGAGATTAATCAGATTGAAGCAAATAAGACTGAAGTCTCTGAAAGATGCTAct CTGCTCTAACTTGCTGGCAAGAGAGGTTCCCCAATGACGCAACCTATCATCGCTTGGCACGTGCACTTAAGCATCCCGCTGTTGGACGAGTAGATTTGGCTGTCAAGTACTGCGGTCTTCAATTTGGCAAGGATGCTCCAGTGGCTAAGGATTATTAG